One segment of Anomalospiza imberbis isolate Cuckoo-Finch-1a 21T00152 chromosome 2, ASM3175350v1, whole genome shotgun sequence DNA contains the following:
- the CLNS1A gene encoding methylosome subunit pICln, producing MVEQGGGGGAMSFLKRFPPPADGVRHQQPDTEALLAGRSLGSGTLYIAESRLSWLENSGVGFSLDYPTISLHAVSRDLSAYPREHLYVMVNAKFEEETKEAPMTEGEEDDSDDDVEPIAEFRFVPSDKSALEAMFSAMCECQALHPDPDDEDSDNDYEGDEYDVEARELEQGDIPSFYTYEEGLSHLTAEGQATLERLEGMLAQSVSTQYNMAGVRTEDSIREFEDGMEVDIAPVVAGQFEDAEVDH from the exons ATGGTGGAGcagggaggcggcggcggcgccatGAGCTTCCTCAAGCGCTTCCCGCCGCCGGCCGACGGCGTCCGACACCAGCAGCCGGACACGGAGGCGCTGCTGGCGGGGCGCAGCCTGGGCTCCGGCACCCTCTACATCGCCGAGAG TCGCCTGTCTTGGCTGGAAAACTCTGGAGTTGGCTTCTCTTTGGATTACCCCACCATAAGTTTGCATGCCGTCTCCAGGGACTTGAGTGCCTACCCAAGGGAGCATTTATACGTCATGGTGAACGCCAAGTTTGAAG AGGAGACAAAAGAGGCTCCCATGACTGAAGGGGAGGAGGACGACAGCGATGACGACGTTGAACCGATTGCGGAGTTCAGATTTGTACCTAGCGACAAATCAGCCT TGGAAGCCATGTTCTCAGCAATGTGTGAGTGCCAGGCCCTGCACCCAGACCCGGATGATGAGGACTCAGACAATGATTACGAAGGGGACGAGTACGATGTTGAGGCCCGTG AGCTGGAACAAGGTGACATCCCGAGCTTTTACACATATGAAGAGGGGTTGTCACATTTAACTGCAGAAGGCCAGGCCACGCTGGAGAGGTTAGAAGGCATGTTAGCCCAGTCTGTCAGCACCCAGTACAACATGGCTGGAGTGAGAACAGAGGACTCCATAAGGGAGTTTGAAG AtgggatggaggtggacatAGCACCAGTCGTTGCGGGGCAGTTTGAAGACGCCGAAGTCGATCACTGA
- the AQP11 gene encoding aquaporin-11 has translation MAVGGVGSSLLLMSGVVVTVGLCRRLARRRLRSRPLLFAFLVETFSTFQICACTNELSLLGNVEPKPHTALTLTYGFTVLHGLTLAGSTCNPCGTLQPMWGGGTSLRMGGLKIAAQFVAAVLARVFMHFLWSLEMAEPHLGALSQGCSSPMQTTEMQAFCIELLFSVVFQLAVLQAESVNPKYRVHLIALLITMLVYAGGNLTGAIFNPALAFSLHADCFYDKFLSYSLVYWLAPCLGTILVAFIWDEIFPRKS, from the exons ATGGCTGTCGGTGGGGTCGGAAGCTCCCTGCTGCTGATGTCCGGCGTCGTGGTGACCGTGGGGCTGTGCCGGAGGCTGGCCCGGCGCCGGCTGCGCTCCCGCCCGCTCCTCTTCGCTTTCCTTGTGGAGACATTCAGCACCTTCCAGATTTGCGCCTGCACGAACGAGCTCAGCCTGCTCGGCAACGTGGAGCCGAAGCCGCACACCGCCCTCACCCTCACCTACGGCTTCACCGTGCTGCACGGCCTGACCCTCGCCGGCAGCACATGCAATCCCTGCGGGACCCTGCAGCCCATGTGGGGCGGCGGGACGTCGCTCAGGATGGGGGGACTCAAGATCGCCGCTCAGTTCGTGGCTGCAGTGCTCGCCAGAGTGTTCATGCACTTTCTCTGGAGTCTGGAGATGGCAGAGCCGCATCTTGGAGCACTctcacagggctgcagcagccccatgCAGACTACAGAGATGCAGGCGTTCTGCATAGAACTGCTCTTTTCTGTCGTTTTCCAGCTGGCCGTCCTGCAAGCCGAAAGCGTTAATCCCAAATACAGAGTCCATTTAATTGCTCTTCTCATCACCATGCTCGTGTATGCAG GTGGAAATCTCACAGGAGCAATATTTAACCCAGCACTGGCTTTTTCATTACATGCAGATTGTTTCTATGACAAATTTTTGAGTTACTCATTAGTATATTGGCTAGCACCATGCTTAG GTACAATACTCGTGGCTTTTATATGGGATGAAATCTTTCCTCGGAAATCTTGA